From the genome of Luteibacter rhizovicinus DSM 16549:
TTCGGGGGTCAGCGTCAGCGTGACCTTGCGCCGATCGTCTTCGCTGGAGGCGCGCGCGATGTAGCCCTTCTCACAGAGCTGCGTGGTCAGCCGGGTCACGTTGGCCGACTTTTCGCCAGCGGCATCGGCCAGTTGCGAGGGATTGAGCGCGTTATCCGGCGAGCCGTACATCATCATCAGGATGTTGTACTCAGGATGATTGAGCCCGTAGGGCTTCATCACCGCGTTGGCTTCGTCGTGGATCTCCTTGTAGAGATGCTTGATCAGCCGGACAAGCGCCGCCGGGTCGCGCGGGAAGCCCGGATATTTCGAGCGCGTGACCTGTAGCCGAGCTTCGGTGGGGGCGAAATCACTCATGAGGGCGTCCTGTCGGCGGATTGCCTCATAAGTATATAGTTCATTTCTGTATTATCAATACCTGTTGCATTCTTGGAATAGCAGCCTATTCGCCCCTAAGTTGTCGCCAGCGCTTAAGCCCAGCACTTGACCCTTAAAGACGCCAATTACCCTTAAGACGCGCAGTGAACACCTTTTTCGGGCTTTAACCGGGGCATTTCGCGGGCAGCCAGGTGCGCCTAGCCCATTACCGTTCACCCAACCCCGCCCGCGGTGGCCTATCCCACGCACCCCCTTTTCAGGCATGAGCTGGCCCTGGACGCGCTGGCAGTCGCGCAAGTCGGACGCAAGGACGTCGGCTTGCCACGTGAAGGGCCAGCCCGATTGCTGTCAGATCCAACGAAACTCGCTCATCGCCACTCCCGCTGTGAGCCGGTTAGACGCAGTATTCGACTCAAGGGCCACCGGGGATAGAGGGCGGACGGGCTTACCCGCATTTTCGGCACACATTTCTCCGTCAACTGGGCGCCGGCAAGGAACCGGTGCGGCGATGCGGGGCCTCGGAAGGCTGTGTCGAAGCTGCCCGGCCGCGGAGCGAAGCGCGAAAACAGCCGAACCAATGGATTAGATCGTTAGGCGTATTGCCGGTGCCCTGCGAGGGCAGGACCCTCAGGCGTCGATCGGCCGACGGCCGCTCGCTCTGGGTACCGGAGGCATCGCGCATGTCCGTTCGCGAGATCGAGATCCGTATCGAACGCGCAGACGATGCCCTGTGGCGTCTCGACATGCGCCTCACCGACCCCGACAACGACCTCGAAAACGTCCTGGTGGACCGGGCGGATATCTCGATCGACGTGGACGCGCTGGCGCGCGAGACGGATCGTGACGCCTACGGGAAGCGGCTGTCGGCCATGCTGTTCGGTGTCTCGGATGCCGACCCGGTGGGCGTGGCATTCCGAGACGCGCGCAGGGCGACCGGTGGCGACGAGGCGCTTCGCGTGCGGCTTTCCATCGCCGCTGATGCTTCGCCCCTGCATGGCCTGCGTTGGGAAACGCTGCGCGATCCCGGCGACGGATCCCGCCTCCTCGTGCAGGACAACTTCTGGTTTT
Proteins encoded in this window:
- a CDS encoding MarR family winged helix-turn-helix transcriptional regulator, producing MSDFAPTEARLQVTRSKYPGFPRDPAALVRLIKHLYKEIHDEANAVMKPYGLNHPEYNILMMMYGSPDNALNPSQLADAAGEKSANVTRLTTQLCEKGYIARASSEDDRRKVTLTLTPEGIALIESFLPDIVSLLFRQTRKLDATEQAQLEVLLKKMLAGYGE